One window from the genome of Paenibacillus azoreducens encodes:
- a CDS encoding LL-diaminopimelate aminotransferase — MSIEHYQNTYIQNNFADRIGGANYGKDTAIYKFEKIKRAKAQAKKDFPNVELIDLGVGEPDEMADAGIVAKLAEEAAKPENRGYADNGIPEFKAAAAHYLKEVFHVEGINPETEVLHSIGSKPALAMLPSCFINPGDVTIMTVPGYPVLGTHTKYLGGEVYNVELKKENNFLPDLDSIPEDIAKRAKLFYLNYPNNPTGASATAEFFSEVVAWAKKHNVIIVHDAPYAALTYDGLKPLSFLSVPGAKDVGVELHSLSKSYNMTGWRIGFIAGNPLVVKAFGDVKDNNDSGQFIAIQKAAAYGLYNPQITERIAAKYSRRHDMLVAALNELGFKAEKPKGSFFLYVEAPKGIKGGIRFNSGEDFSQYLIREKLISSVPWDDAGHFVRFSVTFIASGEEDEQRVINEIKNRLSDVEFEF, encoded by the coding sequence ATGAGCATCGAGCATTACCAAAACACGTATATTCAGAACAATTTTGCCGACCGGATTGGCGGGGCCAATTACGGTAAGGATACGGCGATATATAAGTTTGAAAAAATAAAACGGGCCAAAGCGCAAGCCAAAAAGGATTTTCCGAATGTCGAACTGATCGATCTTGGCGTTGGCGAACCTGATGAAATGGCGGATGCAGGCATTGTCGCCAAGCTGGCGGAGGAAGCGGCCAAGCCTGAAAACCGCGGTTATGCCGACAACGGTATCCCTGAGTTCAAGGCAGCCGCCGCCCATTACCTGAAGGAAGTCTTTCATGTAGAAGGCATTAACCCTGAAACGGAGGTTCTGCATTCCATCGGCTCCAAGCCGGCGCTTGCGATGCTGCCCTCATGCTTTATCAACCCTGGGGATGTAACGATTATGACCGTACCTGGCTATCCGGTGCTGGGCACACATACTAAATACCTGGGCGGCGAAGTATACAATGTTGAGCTCAAGAAGGAAAACAACTTCCTGCCTGACCTGGATTCCATTCCGGAAGATATTGCCAAGCGGGCAAAGCTTTTTTATCTCAATTACCCGAATAATCCGACGGGAGCAAGCGCGACCGCAGAGTTTTTCAGCGAAGTTGTAGCGTGGGCGAAGAAGCATAATGTCATCATCGTTCACGACGCTCCGTATGCAGCGTTAACTTATGACGGGCTTAAACCGCTCAGCTTCCTGTCCGTTCCCGGAGCCAAAGACGTAGGTGTCGAGCTTCATTCTCTGTCCAAATCCTACAACATGACCGGTTGGCGGATCGGCTTTATCGCCGGTAACCCGCTAGTGGTGAAGGCTTTTGGCGACGTGAAGGACAATAACGATTCCGGACAATTCATCGCGATTCAAAAGGCTGCCGCATACGGTTTGTATAACCCGCAAATTACCGAGCGTATCGCAGCCAAATATTCCCGCAGGCATGACATGCTGGTTGCTGCGCTGAACGAACTTGGATTTAAAGCCGAGAAACCGAAAGGTTCCTTTTTCCTGTACGTCGAAGCGCCGAAAGGAATCAAAGGCGGCATCCGTTTCAACTCCGGCGAGGATTTCTCCCAATACCTGATCCGCGAAAAACTGATTTCCAGCGTGCCTTGGGATGATGCCGGCCATTTCGTCCGTTTTTCCGTGACGTTTATCGCGAGTGGGGAAGAAGACGAACAACGCGTAATCAATGAAATCAAAAACCGTCTGAGCGACGTTGAATTTGAATTTTAA
- the tatA gene encoding twin-arginine translocase TatA/TatE family subunit, whose protein sequence is MLSDIGVPGFILLAVLALLLFGPSKLPGLGRAAGKTLREFKREMNEIFGDGKPAPRKTQSTGQAEGDQATGVKSESMQSRNLPE, encoded by the coding sequence ATGCTTAGCGATATCGGTGTGCCGGGATTTATTTTGCTGGCCGTGCTGGCGCTTCTGCTGTTCGGGCCAAGCAAGCTTCCAGGACTGGGGCGTGCCGCAGGAAAGACGCTCCGCGAGTTCAAGCGGGAAATGAATGAGATTTTCGGTGACGGTAAACCGGCTCCGCGCAAAACGCAATCTACCGGGCAAGCGGAAGGGGATCAAGCGACTGGGGTTAAGTCTGAATCAATGCAGTCCCGCAACCTTCCGGAATAA
- the pyrR gene encoding bifunctional pyr operon transcriptional regulator/uracil phosphoribosyltransferase PyrR, giving the protein MSNEIHVIMDEAAIRRALTRIAHEILERNKGIENCVLIGIKTRGEFLAKRLADKILQIEGTPVPWGAVDVTAYRDDQKVVDPKVALDVNQELKALEIREKKVILFDDVLYTGRTIRAAMDALMDCGRPQMIQLAVLADRGHRELPIRPDYIGKNVPTSKQEQIEVALTETDGKDEVTIFQNREEK; this is encoded by the coding sequence ATGAGTAACGAAATACATGTCATTATGGACGAAGCTGCGATCCGCCGGGCATTAACGCGGATTGCGCACGAGATTTTGGAAAGAAACAAGGGGATTGAAAATTGCGTCCTGATCGGAATCAAAACACGGGGCGAGTTTTTGGCGAAGCGGCTTGCCGACAAAATCCTTCAGATCGAAGGAACGCCGGTCCCTTGGGGGGCGGTGGATGTCACTGCTTATCGGGATGACCAGAAGGTTGTTGATCCGAAAGTCGCTTTGGATGTGAACCAAGAGCTGAAAGCTCTTGAAATCCGAGAGAAAAAAGTAATTTTATTCGATGATGTGCTCTACACCGGCCGGACGATTCGGGCAGCGATGGACGCGCTGATGGATTGCGGCAGGCCGCAGATGATTCAGTTAGCGGTACTGGCGGACAGAGGACATCGCGAACTGCCGATTCGCCCGGATTATATCGGGAAAAACGTGCCCACCTCGAAGCAGGAGCAGATCGAAGTCGCGCTGACGGAAACCGACGGCAAAGACGAGGTAACGATTTTCCAAAACCGGGAGGAGAAATAA
- the ileS gene encoding isoleucine--tRNA ligase: protein MQKVDVKEKARTRDLRVLKKWNEEGTFRKSMENRKDRPNYVFYEGPPTANGAPHIGHVLGRVIKDFIGRYQTMKGYRVVRKAGWDTHGLPVELGVEKQLGISGKQEIEKYGVEEFVKKCKASVFEYEKQWRELTEAIGYWTDLDHPYITLENNYIESVWNILATIHDKGLLYRGHRVSPYCPCCQTTLSSHEVAQGYEDVKDLSATAKFKLHDSGEYVLAWTTTPWTLPAHVALAMNPDMDYVRVQKDGEVYIVAKNLVEDVMKEDYKVLSAHKGSEFIGKSYTPPFTYTNPEKGNLIVGASFVTDASGTGIVHMAPAHGEDDYKTCRENGISFISVVNAQGRYTDEITDLAGRFVKDCDLDIVKMLSEKGLLFSKEKYEHSYPFCWRCKSPLLYYAMESWFIETTAVKDQLIANNNGVEWFPGHIREGRFGKFLEDLVDWNISRNRYWGTPLNVWVCDSCKKEYAPHSFADLRERATTALPDDFELHKPYVDEVKVKCPHCDGGVMERTSEVIDVWFDSGSMPFAQHHYPFENEQNFEEQFPADMICEGIDQTRGWFYSLLAVSTLFKGVAPYKAVIATGHILDENGQKMSKSKGNVIDPWEIINEFGTDAFRWALLADSAPWNSKRFSKGIVAEAKSKVVDTLVNTHSFLTLYANIDGYDPAEHPFKLPENKLDRWILSRLNSLIQVVDKGLAVNDFLNTAKGIEAFIDELSNWYIRRSRDRFWGSGLTEDKLAAYGTLTHVLLTLSKLMAPYTPFLSEDIYTNLGSGSSVHLADFPQADEALIDKTLEADMEAARQIVELARNVRNETGIKTRQPLSELIISMDHPFDAAGYEGIIKEEINVKNLVVETSDSGFVDFTLKMNLKVAGKKYGKNIGFLQGFLKDLSPDETRAAVQSGSIRVTSPAGEELEITADELLVEKKAKSGFASASGYGITVALNTEITPELEQEGWVREVVRAVQDYRKKLDLPIEKRVTLVLDADEELAKAIQAFDSVLRENVLVKDVLFGKEDQMETVELAGKKLGIHIAG from the coding sequence ATGCAAAAAGTCGATGTCAAAGAAAAAGCGCGCACACGCGATTTGCGCGTGCTGAAAAAATGGAATGAGGAAGGCACCTTCCGCAAATCCATGGAAAACCGGAAGGACAGACCGAATTACGTGTTTTATGAAGGGCCGCCAACTGCTAACGGCGCACCGCATATCGGGCACGTGCTGGGCCGGGTCATCAAAGACTTTATCGGCCGCTACCAAACGATGAAAGGTTATCGCGTCGTCCGCAAAGCGGGCTGGGATACTCACGGTTTGCCGGTTGAGCTTGGCGTGGAAAAGCAGCTCGGCATTTCCGGCAAGCAGGAAATCGAAAAATACGGCGTTGAAGAGTTCGTGAAGAAATGTAAAGCCAGCGTATTCGAATACGAAAAACAGTGGAGAGAGCTGACCGAAGCCATCGGCTACTGGACAGACCTCGATCATCCATATATCACGCTTGAGAACAACTACATCGAAAGCGTATGGAACATCCTGGCGACCATCCATGACAAAGGCCTGCTGTACCGCGGCCACCGTGTCAGCCCATATTGCCCGTGCTGCCAAACAACGCTCAGCTCCCATGAGGTGGCGCAAGGTTATGAGGACGTCAAGGATCTCAGTGCGACAGCCAAATTCAAGCTGCATGACAGCGGCGAATATGTGCTGGCTTGGACGACAACTCCTTGGACGCTTCCGGCTCACGTGGCCCTCGCCATGAATCCGGATATGGACTATGTACGTGTACAGAAGGACGGAGAAGTTTATATCGTAGCCAAAAACCTGGTCGAAGACGTGATGAAAGAAGACTATAAGGTTTTGTCCGCGCATAAAGGTTCCGAGTTTATCGGAAAATCCTATACCCCGCCATTTACGTATACGAATCCGGAAAAAGGCAATCTGATCGTTGGCGCTTCTTTCGTTACGGATGCGAGCGGTACAGGTATCGTTCACATGGCGCCTGCGCACGGTGAAGATGACTACAAAACCTGCCGCGAAAATGGCATCAGCTTCATCAGCGTTGTCAACGCCCAAGGACGTTACACCGATGAAATTACGGATCTGGCCGGACGTTTCGTCAAAGATTGCGATCTGGACATCGTGAAGATGCTTTCCGAAAAAGGACTGCTGTTCAGCAAGGAAAAATACGAACACAGCTATCCATTCTGCTGGCGCTGCAAATCTCCGCTCCTCTACTACGCGATGGAGAGCTGGTTCATCGAAACGACTGCCGTTAAAGATCAACTGATCGCCAACAACAACGGCGTGGAGTGGTTCCCGGGCCACATCCGCGAAGGACGTTTCGGCAAATTCCTTGAGGATCTGGTGGACTGGAACATCAGCCGTAACCGCTATTGGGGTACGCCGCTGAACGTTTGGGTCTGCGACTCCTGTAAAAAGGAATACGCTCCGCACAGTTTTGCAGATCTGCGAGAGCGTGCGACTACGGCTCTTCCTGATGATTTTGAACTGCACAAGCCTTACGTGGACGAAGTAAAAGTAAAATGTCCACACTGCGATGGCGGCGTAATGGAGCGTACATCCGAAGTCATCGATGTATGGTTTGACAGCGGTTCGATGCCGTTCGCGCAGCATCATTATCCATTTGAAAATGAGCAAAATTTTGAAGAACAGTTTCCTGCGGACATGATTTGCGAAGGCATTGACCAAACCCGCGGCTGGTTCTACAGCTTGCTGGCGGTTTCCACGCTTTTCAAAGGCGTAGCGCCATATAAAGCGGTTATCGCTACAGGACATATTCTCGATGAGAATGGACAGAAGATGTCCAAATCCAAAGGCAATGTCATCGACCCTTGGGAGATCATCAATGAATTCGGAACCGACGCGTTCCGTTGGGCGCTCCTGGCCGACAGTGCGCCTTGGAACAGCAAACGCTTCTCCAAAGGTATCGTCGCGGAAGCGAAATCCAAGGTCGTGGACACGCTTGTTAACACCCATTCATTCCTGACGCTGTATGCGAACATCGACGGGTATGATCCGGCGGAACATCCGTTCAAGCTTCCTGAGAACAAACTCGACCGCTGGATTCTGTCCCGTTTGAACAGTTTGATCCAGGTTGTTGACAAAGGCCTTGCGGTGAATGACTTCCTGAATACAGCCAAAGGCATCGAAGCTTTTATCGACGAGTTGAGCAACTGGTATATCCGCCGCTCGCGCGACCGTTTCTGGGGCAGCGGCCTGACCGAAGACAAGCTTGCCGCTTACGGCACGCTGACACATGTGCTGCTGACGCTTTCCAAACTGATGGCGCCATATACGCCGTTCCTGTCCGAAGACATTTATACCAACCTCGGCAGTGGCAGCAGCGTGCATTTGGCGGACTTCCCGCAAGCGGATGAGGCGCTGATCGACAAAACGCTTGAAGCGGACATGGAAGCGGCCCGGCAAATCGTTGAGCTTGCGCGCAACGTGCGGAATGAAACAGGAATTAAAACGCGTCAACCTTTGTCTGAGCTGATCATCTCCATGGATCATCCGTTTGATGCCGCAGGTTATGAGGGAATCATCAAAGAGGAAATCAATGTGAAGAACCTTGTGGTTGAAACAAGCGACAGCGGGTTCGTGGATTTTACACTCAAAATGAATTTGAAAGTAGCAGGCAAAAAATACGGCAAAAACATCGGGTTCCTCCAAGGCTTCTTGAAAGATCTGTCTCCGGATGAAACGAGAGCTGCAGTACAATCCGGAAGTATCCGCGTAACATCTCCGGCAGGCGAGGAGCTTGAAATTACGGCCGATGAGCTGCTTGTCGAGAAAAAGGCCAAGAGCGGTTTTGCTTCAGCTTCCGGGTACGGCATCACGGTTGCCTTGAATACGGAGATCACGCCTGAACTCGAGCAAGAAGGTTGGGTCAGAGAAGTGGTCCGTGCCGTTCAGGATTACCGCAAAAAGCTGGATCTCCCGATTGAAAAACGCGTTACTTTGGTTCTGGACGCAGACGAAGAGCTGGCTAAGGCTATTCAGGCGTTTGACAGCGTGCTGCGCGAAAATGTTCTGGTCAAAGATGTGTTATTCGGCAAGGAAGACCAGATGGAAACAGTGGAGTTGGCGGGTAAAAAGCTCGGCATTCACATTGCCGGATAA
- a CDS encoding DUF1232 domain-containing protein gives MVLEGEGLQEQNRLGLLIKSALSAKSMSMRKLSAAIGMDTASISRIASGKQQPKLEHLQRFAQHLDIPLLDLLTAAGFEAAEPKDSLGELRDALEGSGVNVDNMATQIRKELHKYEAYAQTEEGKELIESSFLAKLDQLRSAGYYIDLLRELYRDYASGQLPAAEQYVIGSALLYFVLSADIIPDFHFPFGYIDDAIAVQIVMEQLELLRRSS, from the coding sequence ATGGTATTGGAGGGCGAAGGACTTCAGGAACAAAACAGGCTTGGTTTACTGATTAAATCGGCATTATCCGCCAAATCCATGTCTATGCGGAAACTAAGTGCGGCAATAGGGATGGATACGGCATCCATATCGCGGATCGCGAGCGGAAAACAGCAGCCCAAACTGGAGCATTTGCAGCGGTTTGCCCAGCATTTGGATATCCCGTTGTTGGATCTGTTAACCGCTGCCGGCTTTGAAGCGGCAGAACCTAAAGACAGTCTCGGAGAGCTGCGGGACGCGCTTGAAGGCAGCGGAGTCAATGTGGATAATATGGCAACCCAAATCCGCAAGGAATTGCATAAATATGAGGCATATGCACAAACGGAGGAAGGTAAGGAATTGATCGAAAGCTCCTTTTTAGCCAAGCTGGATCAGCTTCGAAGCGCAGGTTACTACATTGACCTGCTGCGCGAGCTTTATCGCGATTATGCTTCTGGACAGCTGCCTGCAGCCGAGCAGTACGTCATCGGAAGCGCCCTTTTGTATTTTGTGCTGTCGGCGGATATTATCCCTGATTTCCATTTTCCCTTTGGTTATATTGACGATGCCATTGCCGTCCAGATCGTCATGGAGCAGCTTGAGCTTTTACGAAGATCCTCGTGA
- a CDS encoding DUF5665 domain-containing protein — MVNDPKNGETNTDEKQLNRIYKLTAQIADELERSRIADYTQLLHKPLRLIWLNVLAGTARGVGIAIGFTFFAATIIYVLQVLGALNLPIIGDYIADIVRIVQRQMELKSY, encoded by the coding sequence ATGGTGAATGACCCAAAAAACGGCGAAACGAATACGGATGAAAAGCAATTGAACCGGATTTATAAGCTTACGGCCCAAATTGCCGATGAACTGGAGCGATCGCGGATCGCCGATTATACCCAACTTCTGCATAAACCGCTGCGGTTGATTTGGTTGAATGTGCTGGCCGGAACGGCGCGCGGCGTCGGGATCGCGATCGGCTTTACATTTTTTGCAGCAACGATCATTTATGTTTTGCAGGTGCTCGGTGCCTTAAATCTGCCCATTATCGGGGATTATATTGCGGACATCGTACGCATCGTTCAGCGCCAGATGGAGTTGAAATCGTATTAG
- the lspA gene encoding signal peptidase II translates to MFYYILAFIAFLVDQGTKFIIAKNLEIGQEIPVIGNFFLITSSRNRGAAFGILPNQRWFFITITIVVVVAIIWYMQRVRATSSRKLLPLALSLVLGGAIGNFLDRALNGEVVDFLMFNFGSYTFPIFNIADSCIVVGVGLILLDSLLDMKKTAPESESEEGNETV, encoded by the coding sequence GTGTTTTATTACATTCTCGCTTTTATCGCGTTTTTAGTGGATCAGGGAACGAAATTTATCATTGCTAAGAATTTGGAGATCGGTCAGGAGATTCCTGTCATCGGTAATTTTTTCTTGATTACTTCCAGCCGCAACCGCGGCGCCGCTTTTGGCATTCTCCCGAACCAGAGATGGTTTTTTATTACCATTACCATCGTTGTGGTGGTCGCCATCATCTGGTACATGCAGCGAGTGCGGGCAACTTCTTCCCGGAAACTGCTGCCGCTGGCGCTTAGCCTTGTATTGGGAGGAGCCATCGGCAACTTCTTGGATCGGGCGTTAAACGGGGAAGTTGTGGACTTTTTAATGTTCAATTTCGGAAGTTATACGTTCCCGATCTTTAACATTGCGGATTCCTGTATCGTTGTCGGCGTCGGGCTGATTTTATTGGATTCGCTGCTTGATATGAAAAAAACGGCACCAGAGAGCGAGAGCGAAGAAGGGAATGAAACGGTGTGA
- a CDS encoding RluA family pseudouridine synthase: protein MSENEIREWVIDQAYAKERIDKYITESWEDEVSRSQVQLWIASGHVMVNGKAVKANYKLAEGDHLEVTVPEPSIVEIVPEDIPLDVAYEDRDVIVVNKPRGMVVHPAPGHSSGTLVNALMYHCKDLSGINGELRPGIVHRIDKDTSGLLMAAKNDKAHASLAAQLKDHSVTRKYVALVHGNVSHDQGTVDAPIGRDPQDRKMFTVTDKNSKHAVTHFAVLERFGDYTLLELQLETGRTHQIRVHMKFIGHPLVGDPVYGRSKGIKMDGQALHAKVLGFVHPSSGEYMEFAAPLPEDMENLLENLRSR, encoded by the coding sequence GTGAGCGAAAACGAGATCAGGGAGTGGGTCATCGACCAGGCCTACGCCAAAGAGCGGATCGACAAATACATCACAGAATCCTGGGAAGATGAGGTATCCAGATCTCAAGTGCAGTTATGGATCGCATCCGGCCATGTCATGGTAAACGGCAAGGCTGTAAAAGCCAACTACAAGCTGGCCGAAGGCGATCATCTGGAAGTAACCGTGCCGGAACCATCGATTGTGGAGATTGTTCCGGAAGATATTCCGCTCGATGTCGCTTATGAAGATCGTGATGTAATCGTTGTGAACAAGCCGCGGGGGATGGTCGTTCATCCGGCTCCCGGCCATTCGTCGGGAACGCTGGTTAATGCGTTGATGTACCATTGCAAAGACCTGTCCGGGATTAACGGGGAGCTGCGGCCGGGAATCGTGCACCGGATCGACAAGGATACTTCGGGCCTGCTGATGGCTGCCAAAAACGATAAGGCGCATGCTTCGCTTGCCGCCCAACTAAAAGATCACAGCGTTACACGCAAATACGTCGCTTTGGTGCATGGCAATGTAAGCCATGATCAAGGGACTGTTGACGCGCCCATCGGGCGTGATCCCCAGGATCGTAAAATGTTTACGGTGACGGATAAAAACAGCAAGCATGCGGTTACGCATTTTGCTGTATTGGAGCGCTTTGGCGACTATACCTTGCTTGAGCTGCAGCTTGAAACAGGACGGACCCATCAGATCCGCGTCCATATGAAATTTATCGGACATCCGCTGGTAGGCGATCCTGTATACGGGCGCAGCAAAGGGATCAAAATGGATGGGCAGGCACTTCACGCCAAAGTGCTTGGATTCGTTCATCCTTCGAGCGGGGAATATATGGAGTTTGCGGCTCCGCTTCCGGAGGATATGGAGAATCTGCTGGAAAACTTGCGCAGCCGGTGA
- a CDS encoding TraR/DksA C4-type zinc finger protein, whose translation MQHLTASQLKHLRSQLEEQKRSLEQKDEQNDSYGLDESMRDEIGELSLIDNHPGDVATELYNREVDLMLQNHDDRQLASIRDALERIDQGTYGICPICGKPIPYARLEAVPTTEYCVEDTPRHHVSNYRPVEENFLMPPFGRTSLDERDDQNGFDGEDTWQAVENFGSSNTPAMAEGNEIHSYEEMEIEASEELEGCVEPYEAFVATDIYGNLIDIVRNQQYRKYMDMGEGVDMYRLAEEDEDEEDFLL comes from the coding sequence ATGCAGCATCTTACCGCTTCGCAGCTTAAACACCTCCGTTCCCAACTGGAGGAGCAGAAACGGTCCTTAGAGCAAAAAGACGAGCAAAACGATTCTTACGGCCTCGATGAATCCATGCGCGATGAAATCGGCGAACTTTCGCTCATTGACAACCATCCTGGGGATGTAGCTACGGAATTATATAATCGTGAAGTGGACCTCATGCTTCAAAATCATGATGACCGTCAGCTGGCGTCTATCCGTGATGCATTAGAACGTATTGATCAAGGTACTTACGGCATCTGTCCGATTTGCGGCAAGCCCATCCCCTATGCCCGTCTCGAGGCAGTCCCGACGACAGAATATTGTGTTGAGGACACTCCCAGACATCATGTGTCAAACTACCGACCGGTGGAGGAAAACTTCTTGATGCCGCCCTTTGGCCGAACAAGCCTCGATGAACGCGATGATCAAAACGGTTTCGACGGCGAGGATACATGGCAGGCTGTCGAAAATTTCGGGTCATCCAATACGCCGGCAATGGCCGAAGGCAATGAAATCCACAGCTACGAAGAGATGGAAATCGAAGCCTCGGAAGAGCTGGAAGGATGCGTTGAGCCTTACGAGGCTTTTGTCGCCACCGATATTTACGGCAATCTGATCGACATCGTGCGGAACCAGCAATACCGCAAATATATGGACATGGGCGAAGGCGTCGATATGTATCGTCTCGCCGAAGAAGATGAGGACGAAGAGGATTTCCTTCTCTGA
- a CDS encoding aspartate carbamoyltransferase catalytic subunit yields the protein MMTMTKLQERSLLGLKDLSRSEIESILDRAEYWAGHEEKLIPVLSSRFVANMFFENSTRTRFSFEMAEKRLGAQVLNFAAAASSVEKGESIYDTVKTLESMGIEAGVIRLKPVGALQELAGKISVPLINAGDGNNEHPTQALLDLFTMKKRFGTLQGLSVSIIGDISHSRVARSDLWALQKFGAEVKFCAPANMAAPELDAPYVSMDEALKSDVVMMLRVQLERHESGILKSAEEYRAQYGLTEERAAKLSKHTLIMHPAPVNRNVEIDDAVVECGQSAIFTQMSNGVPVRMAVMERALR from the coding sequence ATGATGACGATGACGAAGCTTCAGGAACGCAGCTTGCTCGGATTAAAGGATCTTAGCCGAAGCGAAATCGAATCCATTCTGGATCGGGCCGAATATTGGGCGGGGCACGAAGAAAAATTGATCCCGGTTTTAAGCTCGCGGTTTGTAGCCAACATGTTTTTTGAAAACAGCACAAGAACGCGTTTTTCCTTCGAGATGGCCGAGAAACGGCTCGGCGCCCAGGTGCTCAACTTTGCGGCCGCTGCCTCGAGCGTGGAAAAAGGCGAATCGATATACGATACGGTCAAAACGCTGGAATCGATGGGGATTGAAGCCGGAGTCATCCGGCTGAAGCCGGTAGGCGCCCTCCAAGAGCTGGCCGGCAAAATTTCGGTGCCCCTGATTAACGCGGGGGACGGAAACAATGAGCATCCGACACAGGCGCTGCTGGACCTGTTTACGATGAAGAAACGGTTCGGGACTCTACAGGGACTGAGCGTCTCCATTATCGGCGACATTTCGCACAGCCGGGTGGCAAGATCGGATCTATGGGCGCTGCAAAAGTTTGGAGCCGAGGTTAAGTTTTGCGCCCCGGCCAATATGGCGGCGCCGGAGCTTGACGCTCCTTATGTATCAATGGACGAAGCGCTGAAATCGGATGTCGTGATGATGCTGCGGGTACAGCTCGAGCGGCATGAATCCGGCATACTGAAGTCGGCAGAGGAATATCGGGCGCAATACGGATTAACAGAAGAACGTGCGGCAAAGCTTTCGAAGCATACGCTGATTATGCATCCGGCACCGGTGAATCGGAACGTGGAAATCGATGATGCGGTCGTTGAATGTGGGCAGTCGGCCATATTCACACAGATGAGCAACGGGGTTCCGGTACGGATGGCAGTTATGGAAAGAGCGTTAAGGTAG
- the tatC gene encoding twin-arginine translocase subunit TatC, protein MNWSLFAEHLSELRKRLFWILAVFLASMITAMFFTDDVLHFLKSRPPASLVAWNAFSPFDGIKIYMYLSAALSMIVAVPFTLFQIWGFVKRGLRKDERKAALKYIPAAFVLIIVGFAFAYFVVFPMAFRFTTDMTKNLGLVETYGIAQYFSFLTNIVVPVSLAFELPVIVMFLTRLRILNPAKLVKIRKVSYMVLVFIACMISPPEFFSHISVSLPFIALYEISVLMSRVVYRKQRRLDTEYGDRMNYGAV, encoded by the coding sequence GTGAACTGGTCTTTATTTGCGGAACATCTGTCCGAACTTCGGAAAAGGCTGTTTTGGATTCTCGCCGTTTTTTTGGCGTCGATGATTACGGCGATGTTTTTTACCGATGATGTTCTGCATTTTCTGAAAAGCCGACCGCCGGCCTCGCTGGTTGCCTGGAACGCGTTCAGTCCTTTTGACGGGATTAAAATTTATATGTATCTCTCCGCGGCATTATCTATGATCGTGGCCGTGCCGTTCACCTTGTTCCAGATCTGGGGATTTGTCAAACGGGGATTGCGGAAGGATGAGCGAAAAGCGGCACTCAAATATATTCCGGCGGCTTTTGTGCTGATAATCGTCGGTTTCGCCTTTGCCTATTTCGTGGTCTTTCCGATGGCATTCCGGTTTACAACCGATATGACGAAAAATTTAGGTTTGGTTGAAACTTATGGGATCGCGCAGTATTTTTCCTTCCTGACGAATATCGTCGTACCGGTCTCGCTGGCTTTCGAGCTGCCGGTGATCGTCATGTTTTTGACGAGACTCCGGATTTTGAATCCGGCCAAGCTTGTAAAAATACGTAAAGTATCTTATATGGTGCTGGTCTTTATCGCCTGCATGATTTCTCCGCCCGAGTTTTTTTCGCATATTTCGGTATCGCTGCCGTTTATCGCGCTTTATGAAATCAGCGTGCTCATGTCGCGCGTCGTTTACCGCAAGCAGCGGCGTTTGGACACGGAATATGGAGACCGAATGAACTATGGGGCGGTGTAA